A genome region from Frankineae bacterium MT45 includes the following:
- a CDS encoding MFS transporter, DHA1 family, inner membrane transport protein, which yields MRISPVRRALLSLAVGGFGIGTGEFVIFGLLPNVSHDLSVSIPRAGELISAYAIGVVVGAPLLTIATVRLPRKQLLIGLMGFFALGNFLSSIAPSFDLVLLARFITGLPHGAFFGVGSVVAASLVDVSRRSAAMAVMFTGLTVANVIGVPMTTLLGQHLGWRLIFALVGLIGLIAAACIAVFVPAVGVGDTRSVRSEFRVFKKLQVWLALAIAIFGGGGLFATFSYIAPMMIHVAGFAEGSVTWLLVLFGLGMTAGNLVGARLADRLPMVSIYIAISAEIIISLLFVFTSHNKITAAVTIFMFPATSLAMLPALQNRLINLSAGAPNLAAAAIQAAFNIANSLGAWLGGVAIAAGLGYNSPNVVAAGLCSIGLVIAVTAGRLDRSKPSSEPEISADDDKPCPELVTI from the coding sequence ATGCGCATCAGCCCTGTGCGCCGTGCGCTGCTCTCTCTCGCCGTCGGCGGATTCGGCATCGGTACCGGCGAGTTCGTCATCTTCGGCCTACTACCGAACGTCTCCCACGACTTGAGCGTGTCGATTCCGCGCGCCGGAGAGCTGATCTCGGCCTACGCGATCGGTGTGGTTGTCGGGGCTCCGCTGCTGACGATCGCCACCGTGCGCCTGCCGCGTAAGCAGCTGCTGATCGGTCTGATGGGCTTCTTCGCCCTCGGCAACTTCCTCTCCAGCATTGCCCCGAGCTTCGACCTGGTGCTGCTGGCCCGGTTCATCACCGGCCTGCCGCACGGCGCGTTCTTCGGGGTGGGGTCGGTGGTGGCCGCGAGTCTCGTGGACGTGTCACGCCGAAGCGCGGCGATGGCCGTGATGTTCACCGGTCTCACGGTGGCCAACGTGATCGGCGTTCCGATGACGACGCTGCTCGGCCAGCACCTCGGCTGGCGCCTCATCTTCGCCCTCGTCGGGCTCATCGGCCTGATCGCGGCGGCCTGTATCGCGGTATTCGTGCCGGCCGTCGGCGTCGGTGATACCCGGTCGGTGCGCAGCGAGTTCCGGGTCTTCAAGAAGCTTCAGGTGTGGCTGGCGTTGGCGATCGCCATCTTCGGCGGCGGTGGTCTCTTCGCCACCTTCAGCTACATCGCCCCGATGATGATCCACGTCGCCGGCTTCGCCGAAGGCAGCGTCACCTGGCTACTGGTGCTCTTCGGCCTCGGCATGACGGCCGGCAATCTCGTCGGCGCCCGGCTGGCCGACCGCCTCCCGATGGTCAGCATCTACATCGCCATCTCGGCCGAGATCATCATCTCGCTCCTCTTCGTCTTCACCTCGCACAACAAGATCACCGCCGCCGTCACGATCTTCATGTTCCCGGCCACCAGCCTGGCGATGCTCCCGGCACTGCAGAACCGCCTCATCAACCTCAGTGCAGGGGCTCCGAACCTGGCCGCGGCGGCGATTCAGGCCGCCTTCAACATCGCCAACTCACTGGGAGCCTGGTTGGGCGGCGTCGCGATCGCGGCCGGGCTCGGATACAACTCCCCCAACGTCGTCGCGGCCGGGCTCTGCAGCATCGGCCTCGTCATCGCCGTCACCGCCGGCCGGCTGGACCGCTCCAAGCCGTCCTCCGAACCTGAGATATCGGCGGACGACGACAAGCCCTGCCCGGAGCTCGTCACCATCTGA
- a CDS encoding Polyketide cyclase / dehydrase and lipid transport: MTHVYRFRSQWRLDASAPEVYEALRDVAAYPRWWRQVRSAEQLDDESGEISCRSFLPYTLRFVATRDIEDPIGLRLRAHLKGDLNGFSEWNVAAQDPAGTTATFVEEVTLGNPMLRRISAVTRPVMVANHSAMMRSGERGLQALLDRADRAAPE; this comes from the coding sequence GTGACTCACGTCTACCGGTTCCGCTCGCAGTGGCGCCTGGACGCCTCCGCACCCGAGGTCTACGAGGCGCTGCGCGATGTCGCGGCGTACCCGCGCTGGTGGCGCCAGGTCCGCTCCGCGGAGCAGCTCGACGACGAGTCCGGCGAGATCAGCTGCCGCAGTTTCCTGCCCTACACGCTGCGTTTCGTGGCGACCCGCGACATCGAGGATCCGATCGGGCTACGTCTGCGGGCGCACCTGAAGGGTGACCTCAATGGCTTCAGTGAGTGGAACGTCGCGGCGCAGGACCCCGCTGGCACGACGGCGACCTTCGTCGAGGAGGTGACCCTCGGCAACCCGATGCTGCGGCGAATCAGCGCAGTCACCCGTCCGGTGATGGTCGCCAATCATTCAGCGATGATGCGGTCCGGTGAGCGAGGGCTGCAGGCGCTGCTCGATCGGGCGGACCGAGCAGCGCCCGAGTAA
- a CDS encoding crotonyl-CoA carboxylase/reductase: protein MQEIRNAILSDNLAELATIPVPETYQAMVVLAEEEGMFAGLESSDKDPRKSLHLQEVPTPELGPGEALIAVMASAINYNTVWTSIFEPVSTFGFLKRYGASSELAKKHDRPYHAVGSDLAGVVLRVGPGVTKWKVGDEVVAHCLSVELEDPQGHDDTMMDPQQRIWGFETNFGGLAELALVKSNQLMPKPDHLTWEEAASPGLVNSTAYRQLVSQHGAGMKQGDVVLIWGASGGLGGYATQFALNGGAIPVCVVSSPEKAEICRAMGAEHIIDRSVEKWEFWKDGKQQPSEWKRLGKKIRELTGGEDPDIVFEHPGRETFGASVYVTKRGGTIVTCASTTGYWHEYDNRYLWMTLKRIVGSHFANYRESWEANRLIAKGAIHPTLSKVYPLSETGQAAYDVHKNLHQGKVGVLCLAPEEGLGVRDEKLRAKHLDAINRFRNR, encoded by the coding sequence GTGCAAGAGATTCGTAACGCCATCCTCTCCGACAACCTCGCCGAACTGGCGACGATCCCGGTACCGGAGACGTACCAGGCGATGGTCGTCCTCGCTGAGGAGGAGGGTATGTTCGCCGGCCTTGAGTCGAGCGACAAGGACCCGCGCAAGAGCCTGCACCTGCAGGAGGTTCCCACCCCGGAGCTCGGTCCGGGCGAGGCGCTCATCGCCGTCATGGCCAGCGCCATCAACTACAACACCGTCTGGACCTCGATCTTCGAGCCGGTCTCGACCTTCGGCTTCCTGAAGCGCTACGGCGCCTCCTCTGAGCTCGCCAAGAAGCACGACCGGCCGTACCACGCCGTCGGATCCGACCTCGCCGGTGTCGTGCTCCGGGTCGGTCCCGGCGTCACGAAGTGGAAGGTCGGCGACGAGGTCGTCGCCCACTGCCTCTCCGTCGAGCTCGAGGACCCGCAGGGTCACGACGACACGATGATGGACCCGCAGCAGCGCATCTGGGGCTTCGAGACCAACTTCGGCGGACTGGCCGAACTGGCACTGGTCAAGTCCAACCAGCTGATGCCCAAGCCCGATCACCTCACCTGGGAAGAGGCCGCCTCGCCGGGCCTGGTCAACTCGACCGCCTACCGCCAGCTCGTCTCCCAGCATGGCGCGGGAATGAAGCAGGGCGACGTCGTCCTCATCTGGGGCGCATCGGGTGGCCTCGGCGGCTACGCGACGCAGTTCGCGCTCAACGGCGGCGCCATCCCGGTCTGCGTGGTCAGCTCGCCGGAGAAGGCGGAGATCTGCCGGGCCATGGGGGCCGAGCACATCATTGACCGCAGCGTCGAGAAGTGGGAGTTCTGGAAGGACGGCAAGCAGCAGCCGTCCGAGTGGAAGCGTCTCGGCAAGAAGATCCGCGAACTCACCGGTGGCGAAGACCCCGACATCGTCTTCGAGCACCCGGGTCGTGAGACCTTCGGCGCCAGCGTCTATGTCACCAAGCGCGGCGGCACCATCGTCACCTGCGCCTCCACCACCGGCTACTGGCACGAGTACGACAACCGCTACCTCTGGATGACCCTCAAGCGGATCGTCGGATCGCACTTCGCGAACTACCGCGAGTCCTGGGAGGCGAACCGCCTGATCGCCAAGGGCGCCATCCACCCGACGCTCTCCAAGGTCTACCCGCTGTCTGAGACCGGTCAGGCCGCCTACGACGTGCACAAGAACCTGCACCAGGGCAAGGTCGGCGTGCTCTGCCTGGCACCGGAGGAGGGCCTCGGCGTGCGCGACGAGAAGCTTCGGGCCAAGCACCTCGACGCGATCAACCGGTTCCGCAACCGCTGA
- a CDS encoding hypothetical protein (manually curated) produces the protein MRVVIARCSVDYVGRLTAHLPLATRMLMVKADGSVLVHSDGGSYKPLNWMSPPCTLVEEKAEEGVVWTITNKAREQLIVTIDEVMHDSTHDLGIDPGLVKDGVEAHLQVLLAQHISTLGDGFRLVRREFPTAIGPVDIMARDGAGLAVAIEIKRRGDIDGVEQLTRYLELLNRDPLLAPVRGVFAAQEIKPQARVLATDRGIDCVVLDYESLRGADDPSLRLF, from the coding sequence GTGCGCGTAGTCATTGCCAGATGCAGCGTCGACTATGTCGGACGGCTCACGGCTCATCTCCCGCTGGCCACCCGGATGCTGATGGTGAAGGCCGACGGCTCGGTCCTGGTTCACTCCGACGGCGGCTCCTACAAGCCGCTGAACTGGATGAGTCCGCCCTGCACACTGGTCGAGGAGAAGGCCGAGGAGGGTGTCGTCTGGACCATCACCAACAAGGCCCGGGAACAGCTCATCGTCACCATCGACGAGGTCATGCACGACTCGACCCACGATCTGGGGATCGATCCGGGACTGGTGAAGGACGGCGTCGAGGCGCATCTGCAGGTGCTGCTGGCCCAGCACATCTCGACGCTCGGCGACGGATTCCGGCTGGTGCGCCGAGAGTTTCCGACGGCGATCGGGCCGGTCGACATCATGGCGCGCGACGGCGCCGGGCTGGCGGTGGCGATCGAGATCAAACGGCGGGGTGACATCGACGGTGTCGAGCAGCTCACCCGCTACCTGGAATTGCTGAACCGGGATCCGCTGCTGGCACCGGTGCGCGGCGTCTTCGCGGCCCAGGAGATCAAGCCGCAGGCCCGGGTGCTGGCCACCGATCGAGGCATCGACTGCGTCGTCCTCGACTACGAATCACTGCGCGGCGCGGACGATCCGTCGCTACGCCTCTTCTAG
- a CDS encoding (R)-ethylmalonyl-CoA mutase, whose protein sequence is MPYPDDHTRDPAWVMRTYAGHSSPVESNALYRRNLAKGQTGLSVAFDLPTQTGYDPDAELARGEVGKVGVPISHIGDIRALFADIPLEKMNTSMTINAPAMYMLALYLTAAEEQAVASGLDPAEVRSKLAGTTQNDIIKEYLSRGTYVFPPAPSLRLITDMIAYTVANVPKWNPMNVCSYHLQEAGATPVQEVAFALCTAIAVLDSVRDSGQVPPEKFADVVARISFFVNAGVRFVEEMCKLRAFGQLWDEITRERYGVTDAKQRRFRYGVQVNSLGLTEAQPENNVYRILLEMLAVTMSRDARARAVQLPAWNEALGLPRAWDQQWSIRMQQVLAYESDLLEYGDLFAGSTVVEAKVAEIADGARAEVARVLEMGGAVAAVESGYMKSALVSSLADRRRRMESGEDIIVGLNKWTESEPNPLVGGADGGILTVDAAVEGAAKEAIAAWRAARDAEVVDEALRALRDAAKTETNLMEASLVCARAGVTVGEWSGVLREVFGEYRAPTGVSAASGGGNASDLQSVRDRVRQVGQELGRPLKFLVGKPGLDGHSNGAEQIAVRARDAGFEVVYSGIRLTPSQIVAAAVEEDVDVVGLSVLSGSHLSVVPDVVNGLRAAGLDDVPVVLGGIIPEADTPALLAAGVARVFTPKDFAITNVLDSVVDAIVEARAAHESA, encoded by the coding sequence ATGCCCTACCCAGATGATCACACCCGCGATCCCGCGTGGGTGATGCGCACCTACGCCGGACATTCGTCGCCGGTCGAGTCCAATGCGCTCTACCGCCGCAACCTGGCCAAGGGGCAGACCGGTCTCTCGGTCGCCTTCGATCTGCCCACCCAGACCGGCTACGACCCGGACGCAGAACTGGCCCGCGGCGAGGTCGGCAAGGTCGGGGTGCCCATCTCGCACATCGGTGACATCCGGGCGCTCTTTGCGGATATCCCGCTCGAGAAGATGAACACGTCGATGACGATCAACGCGCCGGCGATGTACATGCTCGCGCTCTACCTCACCGCGGCCGAGGAGCAGGCGGTGGCCAGCGGGCTGGACCCGGCTGAGGTCCGCAGCAAGCTGGCCGGCACCACCCAGAACGACATCATCAAGGAGTACCTGTCGCGGGGAACGTACGTCTTCCCGCCGGCTCCTTCGCTGCGCCTGATCACCGACATGATCGCCTACACAGTGGCGAACGTGCCCAAGTGGAACCCGATGAACGTCTGCAGCTATCACCTGCAGGAGGCCGGCGCGACGCCGGTGCAGGAGGTTGCCTTCGCCCTCTGTACCGCGATCGCCGTCCTCGACTCGGTGCGCGACTCGGGTCAGGTGCCGCCGGAGAAGTTTGCCGACGTCGTGGCCCGCATCTCCTTCTTCGTCAACGCCGGGGTGCGTTTCGTCGAGGAGATGTGCAAGCTGCGCGCCTTCGGCCAGCTCTGGGATGAGATCACCCGCGAGCGGTACGGGGTCACCGACGCCAAGCAGCGGCGATTCCGTTACGGCGTCCAGGTGAACTCGCTCGGCCTCACCGAGGCGCAGCCGGAGAACAACGTGTACCGCATTCTCCTGGAGATGCTGGCCGTCACGATGTCGCGTGACGCCCGCGCCCGGGCCGTCCAGTTGCCGGCGTGGAACGAGGCGTTGGGCCTGCCCCGGGCCTGGGACCAGCAGTGGTCGATCCGGATGCAGCAGGTGCTGGCCTACGAATCCGACCTCCTCGAGTACGGCGACCTCTTCGCCGGCTCCACGGTCGTCGAGGCGAAGGTGGCCGAGATCGCCGACGGGGCCCGGGCCGAGGTGGCCCGCGTGCTGGAGATGGGCGGTGCGGTCGCGGCCGTCGAGTCCGGCTACATGAAATCGGCCCTCGTCTCGTCGCTGGCCGATCGCCGGCGCCGGATGGAGTCGGGCGAGGACATCATCGTCGGGCTGAACAAGTGGACCGAATCCGAGCCGAACCCGCTGGTCGGTGGGGCTGACGGTGGCATTCTCACCGTCGACGCGGCCGTCGAGGGTGCGGCCAAGGAGGCCATCGCCGCCTGGCGAGCCGCTCGTGACGCCGAGGTCGTGGACGAGGCGCTGCGCGCGCTGCGCGACGCGGCCAAGACCGAGACGAACCTGATGGAGGCCTCGCTGGTCTGTGCCCGGGCCGGGGTCACCGTCGGCGAGTGGTCCGGCGTGCTGCGGGAGGTCTTCGGCGAGTACCGCGCCCCCACCGGGGTGAGCGCGGCCAGTGGCGGCGGCAACGCCTCGGATCTGCAGTCCGTGCGTGACCGGGTGCGCCAGGTCGGGCAGGAGTTGGGCCGCCCGCTGAAGTTCCTGGTCGGCAAGCCGGGCCTCGACGGGCACTCCAACGGGGCCGAGCAGATCGCCGTCCGCGCCCGTGACGCCGGGTTCGAGGTCGTCTACTCGGGCATCCGCCTCACCCCGTCCCAGATCGTCGCGGCGGCGGTGGAGGAGGACGTCGACGTGGTCGGCCTCTCGGTCCTCTCGGGTTCGCACCTGTCGGTGGTGCCGGATGTCGTCAACGGCCTGCGCGCAGCCGGTCTCGATGACGTGCCGGTGGTGCTCGGCGGGATCATCCCGGAGGCCGACACCCCGGCGCTGCTCGCGGCCGGAGTGGCTCGGGTCTTCACGCCCAAGGACTTCGCCATCACCAACGTGCTCGACTCGGTGGTCGACGCGATAGTCGAGGCTCGGGCCGCACATGAGTCGGCGTAG
- a CDS encoding DivIVA protein: protein MFDDRGFDVAMRGYDRRQVDQHLAKLDEEIRLLAGERDSATGRSADLAAQLASSNAQVESLRRQLRAATEQVTEENVDPKARAILDSAQREATRERAEADTYVLESRQAADEASSRIVLTARAEADQIVADATERLTEADETFRRRVAEAERLRDETVAQAESAVLQAQAEEDRLTQEASLKRAELDLAAAEARARQEAESSAAIAASEEQAESHRATASEDFEIALRARRKAEAEKSAAEIATAQAEAAKLVADAHAEADRLVEEATGKAGELDTYVAGLHADLSQLHGRLGVVIATVPTPTVTNPRHYDGK, encoded by the coding sequence ATGTTCGATGATCGCGGGTTCGATGTCGCGATGCGTGGCTACGACCGACGGCAGGTCGATCAGCACCTGGCCAAGCTCGACGAAGAGATCCGCCTGCTGGCCGGCGAACGGGACTCCGCCACCGGCCGAAGTGCCGATCTAGCCGCTCAACTGGCCAGTTCCAATGCCCAGGTCGAGTCGCTTCGCCGCCAGCTCCGGGCGGCCACCGAGCAGGTGACGGAGGAGAACGTCGACCCGAAGGCCCGGGCCATTCTCGACTCGGCGCAGCGGGAGGCCACCCGCGAACGGGCCGAAGCCGACACCTACGTACTCGAGTCGAGGCAGGCCGCCGACGAGGCGTCTTCCCGCATCGTGCTCACGGCCCGAGCCGAAGCTGACCAGATCGTGGCCGACGCGACCGAGCGGCTCACCGAGGCGGACGAGACCTTCCGCCGCCGGGTTGCCGAGGCGGAGCGGCTCCGGGACGAGACGGTGGCCCAGGCCGAATCCGCGGTGCTCCAGGCTCAGGCCGAGGAGGATCGCCTCACCCAGGAGGCCTCGCTCAAGCGGGCCGAGCTTGACCTGGCGGCGGCCGAGGCCCGGGCGCGCCAGGAGGCCGAGTCGAGCGCGGCGATCGCCGCCTCCGAAGAGCAGGCTGAATCGCACCGGGCGACGGCGTCGGAGGACTTCGAGATCGCGCTGCGGGCCCGACGCAAGGCGGAGGCCGAGAAGTCAGCGGCTGAGATCGCCACCGCGCAGGCCGAGGCCGCCAAACTCGTCGCCGACGCCCACGCCGAGGCTGATCGATTGGTCGAGGAGGCGACCGGTAAAGCCGGCGAACTGGACACCTACGTCGCCGGCCTGCACGCAGACTTGAGCCAACTGCATGGCCGACTTGGTGTGGTCATCGCCACCGTTCCGACGCCGACGGTGACCAATCCGCGCCATTACGATGGAAAGTAG
- a CDS encoding hypothetical protein (manually curated) has translation MPRQNRRRVDEPRSGNGSGLSAQRTESWRGEEYSVRSVTGARGEKSYRCPGCDQVVQGGVPHIVAWVSHDAEASDRRHWHTACWTARDRRAPGVQRSRSAPRF, from the coding sequence GTGCCCCGCCAGAATCGACGACGTGTTGACGAGCCCCGGTCCGGTAACGGATCGGGGCTCTCGGCACAGCGCACCGAGTCCTGGCGCGGTGAGGAGTACAGCGTCCGCAGCGTCACCGGCGCGCGCGGCGAGAAGAGCTACCGCTGTCCCGGGTGCGACCAGGTGGTGCAGGGCGGTGTGCCGCACATCGTGGCCTGGGTCAGCCACGACGCCGAGGCATCAGACCGGCGTCACTGGCACACCGCCTGCTGGACGGCACGCGACCGGCGTGCCCCGGGTGTTCAGCGTTCCCGCTCCGCGCCGAGATTCTGA
- a CDS encoding 3-hydroxybutyryl-CoA dehydrogenase: MSREFSQVGVVGLGTMGAGIAEVLARNGISVLAIEQDDAAIEAGQAHIEQSTDRAVARGKLTADERMTLLGNITYGTELKALGEADLVIEAVPESLELKKSIFATLDEICKPEAILATNTSSLSVTEIAVATGRPGKVVGLHFFNPAPVMKLVEIVRSVVTEADVVEDVEAFAQSLEKTDVTIGDRAGFIANALLFGYLNHAAAMYESRYASREDIDAAMRLGCGLPMGPLAVLDLIGLDTAAEILDTIYKQTRDRLYAPTPIFKQMITAGLLGRKSGRGFYTYEAPGSSTVVADALTPSAGGAVAGARSISKVGVVGSGTMATGIIEVFAKAGYEVLFVARSEQKVAGVIASITKSLDKAVDRGKLTEEKRDAALALVRGTSSAEDLSGVELVVEAVVEDLAVKQELFTTLDRVCQPGTILATTTSSLPVIEVAAVTSRPADVIGMHFFNPAAIMRLVEVVTTVSTDSAVEATVLDVTAKIGKHAVRCGDRAGFIVNALLFPYLNDAVKMLEAHYASADDIDTAMKVGCGYPMGPFQLLDVVGNDVSLAIQRTLYNEFREPGYAPAPLLEHLVTAGRLGRKTGKGFRDYS; the protein is encoded by the coding sequence ATGAGCCGCGAATTTTCTCAGGTTGGCGTTGTCGGTCTCGGCACGATGGGTGCCGGGATCGCTGAGGTGCTGGCCCGCAACGGCATCTCGGTGCTGGCCATCGAGCAGGACGACGCGGCGATCGAGGCCGGACAGGCCCACATCGAGCAGTCCACCGACCGGGCCGTGGCCCGCGGCAAGCTAACGGCCGACGAGCGCATGACGCTGCTGGGCAACATCACCTATGGCACCGAGCTGAAGGCCCTCGGCGAGGCCGACCTCGTCATCGAGGCCGTGCCGGAGTCGCTGGAGCTGAAGAAGTCGATCTTCGCGACGCTGGACGAGATCTGTAAGCCGGAGGCGATCCTCGCCACCAACACCTCGTCCCTCTCGGTCACCGAGATCGCCGTCGCCACCGGCCGCCCGGGGAAGGTCGTCGGTCTGCACTTCTTCAACCCGGCTCCGGTCATGAAGCTGGTCGAGATCGTGCGCAGCGTCGTCACCGAGGCCGACGTCGTCGAGGACGTGGAGGCCTTCGCCCAGTCGCTGGAGAAGACCGACGTCACCATCGGCGACCGGGCTGGATTCATCGCGAACGCCCTGCTCTTCGGATACCTCAACCACGCGGCCGCGATGTACGAGTCGCGCTACGCCAGCCGCGAGGACATCGACGCCGCGATGCGCCTGGGCTGCGGACTCCCCATGGGACCGCTGGCCGTGCTCGACCTCATCGGCCTCGACACCGCCGCCGAGATCCTCGACACCATCTACAAGCAGACGCGCGATCGCCTCTACGCGCCGACGCCGATCTTCAAGCAGATGATCACCGCCGGCCTGCTCGGACGTAAGTCCGGCCGCGGCTTCTACACCTACGAGGCGCCCGGCTCGTCGACCGTCGTCGCCGATGCGCTCACCCCGTCCGCCGGCGGTGCCGTCGCCGGAGCTCGCAGCATCAGCAAGGTCGGTGTGGTCGGTTCCGGCACGATGGCCACCGGCATCATCGAGGTCTTCGCGAAGGCCGGCTACGAGGTCCTCTTCGTCGCCCGCAGCGAGCAGAAGGTGGCCGGCGTCATCGCCAGCATCACCAAGTCGCTCGACAAGGCCGTCGATCGCGGCAAGCTCACGGAGGAGAAGCGGGACGCCGCTCTGGCCCTCGTCCGGGGCACCAGCAGCGCTGAAGATCTGAGCGGAGTCGAACTCGTCGTCGAGGCCGTCGTCGAAGACCTCGCCGTCAAGCAGGAACTCTTCACCACCCTGGACCGGGTCTGCCAGCCGGGAACCATCCTGGCCACCACCACCTCAAGCCTCCCGGTCATCGAGGTCGCCGCGGTCACCTCGCGTCCGGCCGACGTGATCGGCATGCACTTCTTCAACCCGGCCGCCATCATGCGCCTGGTCGAGGTCGTCACCACCGTCTCGACCGACAGCGCGGTCGAGGCCACCGTCCTCGACGTCACGGCCAAGATCGGCAAGCACGCGGTGCGCTGTGGTGACCGGGCCGGCTTCATCGTCAACGCGCTGCTCTTCCCGTACCTCAACGACGCGGTGAAGATGCTTGAGGCGCACTACGCCAGCGCCGATGACATCGACACCGCGATGAAGGTCGGCTGTGGTTACCCGATGGGCCCGTTCCAGCTCCTCGACGTGGTCGGCAACGACGTGTCGCTGGCCATCCAGCGCACCCTGTACAACGAGTTCCGCGAGCCGGGTTACGCGCCGGCGCCGCTGCTGGAGCACCTGGTCACGGCCGGTCGTCTCGGACGCAAGACCGGCAAGGGCTTCCGCGACTACAGCTAA
- a CDS encoding methylmalonyl-CoA epimerase: MSDSSLFTKIDHVGIAVPDLDAAIAFYRDTFGIVSVHEETNEEQGVREAMLAVGDGSTRIQLLAPLTEESTIAKFIGRNGAGVQQVAYTVEDVEAASATLRAKGLRLLYDAPRRGTSDSRVNFIHPKDAGGVLVELVQPAGAAH; encoded by the coding sequence ATGTCTGATTCGAGCCTCTTCACCAAGATCGACCATGTCGGCATCGCCGTTCCGGACCTGGACGCGGCCATCGCGTTCTACCGGGACACCTTCGGAATCGTCAGCGTGCACGAAGAGACGAACGAGGAGCAGGGCGTTCGCGAGGCCATGCTCGCCGTCGGTGACGGCTCGACCCGCATTCAACTGCTCGCCCCGCTCACTGAAGAGTCGACGATCGCGAAGTTCATCGGCCGCAACGGCGCCGGCGTCCAGCAGGTCGCGTATACCGTCGAGGACGTCGAGGCGGCTAGTGCCACACTGCGGGCCAAGGGTCTGCGACTTCTCTACGACGCTCCCCGACGCGGCACCTCGGATTCCCGAGTCAACTTCATCCATCCGAAGGACGCTGGCGGAGTTCTCGTCGAACTGGTCCAGCCGGCCGGCGCCGCCCACTAA
- a CDS encoding enoyl-CoA hydratase — MSVVLLADAPVEGVRVLTLNDPAKRNALSPALQSGLRDAVAQVKGDRTARALVVTGNGPAFSAGADLPAIFGDSDRTTGQLRDDLRGIYDSFLSVGDLEIPTIAAVQGPAVGAGVILAMSCDIRIAAPAASFGVTFTKLGLHPGGGCTHYVVEALGRQRALALLLAGGAVRADEALAAGMILEIAEDPLAAAVELAGRYAALDPSLARNIKRAVGIASHGNFEQTLEFESWAQAESAQSPQFKAAVQSFVRK; from the coding sequence ATGTCCGTAGTCCTGCTCGCCGACGCCCCGGTCGAGGGCGTGCGTGTCCTGACCCTCAACGATCCGGCCAAGCGCAACGCACTCTCGCCGGCTCTGCAGAGCGGGCTACGGGATGCCGTGGCCCAGGTGAAGGGTGACCGCACGGCACGGGCGCTGGTGGTCACCGGCAACGGGCCGGCCTTCAGCGCCGGTGCTGACCTACCCGCCATCTTCGGCGACAGCGACCGCACCACCGGCCAACTCCGCGACGATCTGCGCGGCATCTACGACAGCTTTCTGAGCGTCGGGGACCTGGAGATACCCACGATCGCCGCCGTCCAGGGCCCGGCCGTCGGGGCCGGGGTGATCCTCGCGATGTCGTGTGACATCCGGATCGCCGCCCCGGCCGCCTCCTTCGGGGTGACCTTCACCAAGCTCGGGCTGCACCCGGGCGGAGGCTGCACGCACTACGTGGTCGAAGCGCTAGGACGGCAGCGGGCCCTCGCCCTGCTGCTGGCTGGCGGGGCGGTGCGGGCCGACGAGGCGCTGGCCGCCGGAATGATCCTGGAGATCGCGGAGGATCCGCTGGCGGCTGCGGTCGAACTGGCCGGGCGCTACGCGGCGCTGGACCCGTCGCTGGCTCGCAACATCAAGCGTGCGGTCGGGATCGCCAGCCACGGCAACTTCGAGCAGACGCTGGAGTTCGAGTCCTGGGCCCAGGCCGAATCGGCTCAGAGCCCGCAGTTCAAAGCCGCGGTGCAGAGCTTCGTCCGCAAGTAG